The Podarcis raffonei isolate rPodRaf1 chromosome 2, rPodRaf1.pri, whole genome shotgun sequence genome window below encodes:
- the LOC128409062 gene encoding zinc finger protein RFP-like isoform X2 translates to MAGSPAQDLCDEAICSICLEYFQDPVIIPECGHNFCRSCLSQWWEKSEAEASCPQCREQIKQRNLIPNQPLATVLETLRAKELSLQGWETVAGKEGRCETHQEPLKLFCKDHKRPICLVCDRSKEHENHKVIPLEEASQEYKKQIEAEKGKMVAEFRRLRQFLEEQEKALLAQMAEVEKEIAKKREEQRARLSGELSSLESLIREMEEKRWQPANEQLQDIGSFLQRSQAKEKLENLPVPFPSALKWKVWDFCDINPFLEGVMKQFRDSLGSGLQLRKENVTLDPDTANPWLLLSEDRKSVRRGGERQVLPDRPERFNNYYYVLGREGFTAGRHFWEVTVGRDEGWAVGVAKSSVQRKQVITAGPEEGVWDLGKWGGAYRAACLGSRTVLPLSCEPRRIRVALNCEGRRMAFYDADRAARLCTFSAASFSGETLQPLFSVFSKGHLNLAA, encoded by the exons ATGGCAGGGAGTCCGGCGCAGGATCTCTGTGACGAAGCCATTTGTTCTATCTGCCTAGAGTATTTCCAGGATCCAGTCATCATCCCGGAGTGCGGGCACAATTTCTGCAGATCTTGCCTGAGCCAGTGGTGGGAGAAATCTGAGGCGGAGGCTTCCTGCCCCCAGTGCAGAGAACAAATTAAGCAGAGGAACCTCATCCCGAATCAGCCACTGGCAACTGTTTTGGAAACGCTGAGAGCCAAAGAACTCAGTCTTCAGGGCTGGGAAACGGTagcaggaaaggagggaaggTGTGAGACACACCAGGAGCCCCTGAAACTCTTCTGCAAGGACCACAAAAGGCCCATCTGTCTGGTTTGTGACAGATCCAAGGAACATGAAAACCACAAGGTGATTCCTCTGGAGGAGGCTTCCCAGGAGTACAAG AAACAAATAGAAGCAGAGAAGGGAAAGATGGTGGCTGAGTTCAGACGACTGCGCCAGTTTCTGGAAGAACAAGAGAAGGCTCTGCTGGCCCAGATGGCAGaagtggagaaggagattgcaaAGAAAAGGGAGGAGCAGCGGGCCAGACTCTCTGGGGAACTCTCCTCTCTTGAAAGTCTCATccgggagatggaggagaagcgtTGGCAGCCAGCGAATGAACAACTGCAG GATATTGGAAGCTTCTTACAGAG GTCTCAGGCAAAGGAGAAGTTGGAGAACCTTCCTGTGCCTTTCCCCTCTGCACTGAAGTGGAAGGTCTGGGATTTCTGCGATATAAATCCCTTTCTGGAAGGTGTCATGAAGCAGTTCAGAG ACTCTCTGGGATCAGGACTTCAGCTGAGAAAAG AAAATGTAACTTTGGATCCTGACACAGCAAATCCCTGGCTCCTCTTGTCTGAGGATCGTAAGAGTGTGAGGCGAGGAGGAGAACGTCAAGTTCTGCCCGACAGACCGGAGAGATTTAACAACTATTATTACGTGCTGGGTCGTGAGGGGTTCACAGCAGGCAGGCATTTCTGGGAAGTCACCGTGGGGAGAGATGAGGGGTGGGCTGTGGGGGTTGCCAAAAGTTCTGTCCAGAGGAAGCAGGTGATCACTGCTGGTCCCGAAGAAGGGGTCTGGGATCTGGGGAAGTGGGGAGGCGCATACAGGGCTGCCTGTCTCGGTTCACGGACTGTTCTGCCCCTGAGTTGCGAGCCCAGGAGGATCCGAGTGGCCCTGAACTGTGAAGGGAGGCGGATGGCCTTTTACGATGCCGATAGAGCAGCCCGCCTCTGCACGTTCTCAGCAGCCTCCTTCTCGGGAGAGACCCTCCAGCCCTTGTTTTCTGTGTTCAGTAAGGGCCACCTAAACCTGGCTGCCTAA
- the LOC128409062 gene encoding E3 ubiquitin-protein ligase TRIM7-like isoform X1 gives MAGSPAQDLCDEAICSICLEYFQDPVIIPECGHNFCRSCLSQWWEKSEAEASCPQCREQIKQRNLIPNQPLATVLETLRAKELSLQGWETVAGKEGRCETHQEPLKLFCKDHKRPICLVCDRSKEHENHKVIPLEEASQEYKDQISSCLDNLRKKKEKTLAFKADVEKESQDLLKQIEAEKGKMVAEFRRLRQFLEEQEKALLAQMAEVEKEIAKKREEQRARLSGELSSLESLIREMEEKRWQPANEQLQDIGSFLQRSQAKEKLENLPVPFPSALKWKVWDFCDINPFLEGVMKQFRDSLGSGLQLRKENVTLDPDTANPWLLLSEDRKSVRRGGERQVLPDRPERFNNYYYVLGREGFTAGRHFWEVTVGRDEGWAVGVAKSSVQRKQVITAGPEEGVWDLGKWGGAYRAACLGSRTVLPLSCEPRRIRVALNCEGRRMAFYDADRAARLCTFSAASFSGETLQPLFSVFSKGHLNLAA, from the exons ATGGCAGGGAGTCCGGCGCAGGATCTCTGTGACGAAGCCATTTGTTCTATCTGCCTAGAGTATTTCCAGGATCCAGTCATCATCCCGGAGTGCGGGCACAATTTCTGCAGATCTTGCCTGAGCCAGTGGTGGGAGAAATCTGAGGCGGAGGCTTCCTGCCCCCAGTGCAGAGAACAAATTAAGCAGAGGAACCTCATCCCGAATCAGCCACTGGCAACTGTTTTGGAAACGCTGAGAGCCAAAGAACTCAGTCTTCAGGGCTGGGAAACGGTagcaggaaaggagggaaggTGTGAGACACACCAGGAGCCCCTGAAACTCTTCTGCAAGGACCACAAAAGGCCCATCTGTCTGGTTTGTGACAGATCCAAGGAACATGAAAACCACAAGGTGATTCCTCTGGAGGAGGCTTCCCAGGAGTACAAG GATCAGATCAGCAGCTGCTTAGACAATctgaggaagaagaaagagaaaactcTGGCATTTAAAGCGGACGTAGAAAAAGAAAGTCAAGACCTGCTT AAACAAATAGAAGCAGAGAAGGGAAAGATGGTGGCTGAGTTCAGACGACTGCGCCAGTTTCTGGAAGAACAAGAGAAGGCTCTGCTGGCCCAGATGGCAGaagtggagaaggagattgcaaAGAAAAGGGAGGAGCAGCGGGCCAGACTCTCTGGGGAACTCTCCTCTCTTGAAAGTCTCATccgggagatggaggagaagcgtTGGCAGCCAGCGAATGAACAACTGCAG GATATTGGAAGCTTCTTACAGAG GTCTCAGGCAAAGGAGAAGTTGGAGAACCTTCCTGTGCCTTTCCCCTCTGCACTGAAGTGGAAGGTCTGGGATTTCTGCGATATAAATCCCTTTCTGGAAGGTGTCATGAAGCAGTTCAGAG ACTCTCTGGGATCAGGACTTCAGCTGAGAAAAG AAAATGTAACTTTGGATCCTGACACAGCAAATCCCTGGCTCCTCTTGTCTGAGGATCGTAAGAGTGTGAGGCGAGGAGGAGAACGTCAAGTTCTGCCCGACAGACCGGAGAGATTTAACAACTATTATTACGTGCTGGGTCGTGAGGGGTTCACAGCAGGCAGGCATTTCTGGGAAGTCACCGTGGGGAGAGATGAGGGGTGGGCTGTGGGGGTTGCCAAAAGTTCTGTCCAGAGGAAGCAGGTGATCACTGCTGGTCCCGAAGAAGGGGTCTGGGATCTGGGGAAGTGGGGAGGCGCATACAGGGCTGCCTGTCTCGGTTCACGGACTGTTCTGCCCCTGAGTTGCGAGCCCAGGAGGATCCGAGTGGCCCTGAACTGTGAAGGGAGGCGGATGGCCTTTTACGATGCCGATAGAGCAGCCCGCCTCTGCACGTTCTCAGCAGCCTCCTTCTCGGGAGAGACCCTCCAGCCCTTGTTTTCTGTGTTCAGTAAGGGCCACCTAAACCTGGCTGCCTAA
- the LOC128409073 gene encoding zinc finger protein RFP-like — MAASGGPVQDLFEEATCSICLEYFKDPVIIPECGHNFCRACLIQYWGKSEAEACCPECRKTVQQRNLIPNRSLANVAEKAKMLRGDFCGRKRAEGKERVCEKHQEPLKLFCKEDESPICLVCERSKEHKSHEVIPLEEASQEYMNQICRCLGHLRKEREKIMAFKMDAEEESQDLLNQMGAEMEKTVAEFRRLHQFLEEQEKRLLFQMAEVEKEIAKKREEHLARLSRELSAFDSAIWEMEEKLQEPASELLQDIGSFLWRYREKFEDPPIAFPPALKWRIWDFCDINPFLEGVMKQFRDTLGSGFQLQQENVTLDPDTAHPHLILSEDRKRVRFGDEEQDLPNNCERFDKHPYVLGGEGFTGGRHFWEVVVGSEVGWAVGVARKSVKRKGQITFGPEEGVWGLGKWAGEFKASSHAAMTLSKEPERIRVALNCEGGRVSFYDADRAALLYTFSAAPFSGETLLPLFWVPRKAHLTLSD; from the exons ATGGCTGCTTCTGGGGGTCCCGTGCAAGATCTCTTCGAGGAAGCCACTTGCTCCATCTGCCTGGAGTATTTCAAGGACCCAGTGATCATCCCGGAGTgcgggcacaacttctgccgaGCCTGCCTGATCCAATATTGGGGGAAATCCGAAGCAGAGGCTTGCTGCCCTGAGTGCAGGAAAACAGTTCAGCAGAGGAACCTCATCCCCAATCGGTCGCTGGCAAATGTTGCAGAAAAAGCCAAGATGCTCCGTGGGGATTTCTGTGGAAGAAAGCgggcagaaggaaaggaaagagtctgcgagaagcaccaggagcccctgaagcTGTTCTGCAAGGAGGATGAAAGCCCCATCTGTCTGGTGTGTGAAAGATCCAAGGAGCACAAAAGCCACGAGGTGATTCCTCTGGAGGAGGCGTCCCAGGAGTACATG AACCAGATCTGTAGGTGCTTAGGCCAtctgaggaaggagagggagaagatcATGGCATTTAAAATGGACGCCGAAGAGGAAAGCCAAGACCTGCTC AATCAAATGGGAGCAGAGATGGAAAAGACAGTGGCTGAGTTCAGACGTCTACACCAGTTTTTGGAAGAACAAGAAAAGCGTCTTCTATTCCAGATggcagaggtggagaaggagatcgCCAAGAAAAGGGAGGAGCACCTGGCCAGACTCTCCAGGGAACTCTCCGCTTTTGATAGTGCCATttgggagatggaggagaagcttcAGGAACCAGCGAGTGAACTCCTGCAG gaCATTGGAAGCTTCTTGTGGAg GTATCGGGAGAAGTTTGAGGATCCCCCTATTGCTTTTCCTCCTGCCCTGAAGTGGAGGATCTGGGACTTCTGCGATATAAATCCCTTTCTGGAGGGTGTCATGAAGCAGTTCAGAG ACACTCTGGGATCTGGATTTCAGCTGCAGCAAG AAAACGTAactctggatccagacacagcccATCCCCACCTCATCCTGTCTGAGGATCGTAAGAGAGTGAGATTTGGCGATGAGGAACAAGATCTGCCCAACAATTGCGAGAGATTCGACAAGCATCCCTATGTGCTGGGAGGCGAGGGGTTCACAGGTGGAAGACATTTCTGGGAGGTCGTTGTGGGGAGTGAGGTGGGCTGGGCTGTGGGGGTGGCCAGGAAGTCTGTGAAGAGGAAGGGTCAGATCACGTTTGGTCCTGAGGAGGGGGTCTGGGGTCTGGGGAAGTGGGCAGGAGAATTCAAGGCCTCCTCCCACGCTGCTATGACCCTGAGCAAGGAGCCTGAGAGGATCCGAGTGGCCCTGAACTGTGAAGGGGGACGGGTGTCCTTTTACGATGCAGATAGGGCAGCCCTCCTCTACACATTCTCAGCAGCCCCCTTCTCAGGAGAGACCCTCCTGCCCTTGTTTTGGGTGCCCCGTAAAGCCCACCTGACCCTCTCTGACTAA